AAGGGCACACCGGTTAGGGCTGGAGGACCCCCGAAGCCGGTCGAGCGGTGCGGAGACGCGGCGAGGGGTGCCGAATGTTCGGTCAGAGGTGCGCTGGAGCCGCCGGGGTGTTGGAAACGCGGGCTGCCGGCCTTGCTTCTACCGGAGAGGCGAATCCGTTCCGGTTTCCGGAGATGCATCCCGGAGAGCTGAGGCGGCGAGGGTGAGCGCCGCCAGGCATGGCTCGATGACCGGCATCCCGAGGTCGCTCTGGAGCCGGGTGCGGAGGTGGGTCATACCGGTGCATCCCAGCACCACAGCCTCCGCGCCGGCCTCTGCCAGCTTCCGCCCGGTTACGAGCACGTCCTGGTAGGCATCCTCGCTCTCGAGATCCAGCACTCCCCTGCCTGTGGCGATGTCGGCCACGATCCGCGCCGACACGCCGATGCGGTCCCAGTAGCGGTAGTGGCGCGGTATGGCGATGTCGAGGGCGGAGATGATTCCGACCCTACGTCCTCGAGACATGGCGGCGAGTACAGCCGACTCGGCGATTCCGAACACCGGCGCCTCCAGCGCGTTCCTCAACTCGGCGACCCCCGGATCCGAGAAGCACGCCACTACGTAGGCATCGGCGGGATGGGCCAGGGCGGTCTCAACCATGGGGCCGACCGCGGCGGCCACGTCCTCGTCCGACTCGATGGCCGCGGGACCGCCGCGGCAGGTGACCACCTCCACCTCGACTCCCATGTCGTGAGCAAGGGCACTCACGGCATCCTCGATCTGTAGGGAGATGTTCTCCGAGTTGTTCGGGTTGACCACGCAGACAGTTCCGATCACGGGGACACACTACCGCTCCACACCATCATGACTCCTAGGACCCGCATCGGGCCCCGACGGAGTCCGCACCGGGAACCCCGGGCGATCGATGTCAGAAGCGGTCGGGGGCGAAGGGGGTCAGGTCGACCTCGGGGGTGCGGTCCAGCGCCAACTGGGCCAGCACGCGGCCCATGAGCGGGCCCGCCGTCAGGCCCATGTGGGGATAGACGCCGACCACGAGGCCGGGCGGGCCGACCTTGCCGATGATCGGGGACAGGTCCGGGGTGGCCAGGCCGCGTCCGGGCCAGGTGCGTATCAGGCGGACTCCGGCCAGCGACGGCACGACCCGCAGCGCCACCTTCATGTTGGCGACCAGGTTGCGGGGATTGACCCTGTTGTGGCCGGTCACGGGGTCGAGGTCCGATGACCAGCCGCCGCCGATCAGCAAAGTCCCGGCTTTGGCCTGCTTGAAGGTCAACTGGCCGCCTGCGAAGTAGACCAGGTGGTGGACCATCGGAGCCAGGGGTTCGGTCGCGCCGACCTGGGCCGGATCGTCGGAGATGGCCAGGTCACCACCCCACATCGAGGCGAACCGGTTGAGGTCGTTGCCCGTAACCAGCACCACCCGGCCGGCACTCACCTGACCGACGGGCGTGG
This bacterium DNA region includes the following protein-coding sequences:
- a CDS encoding AroM family protein — protein: MIGTVCVVNPNNSENISLQIEDAVSALAHDMGVEVEVVTCRGGPAAIESDEDVAAAVGPMVETALAHPADAYVVACFSDPGVAELRNALEAPVFGIAESAVLAAMSRGRRVGIISALDIAIPRHYRYWDRIGVSARIVADIATGRGVLDLESEDAYQDVLVTGRKLAEAGAEAVVLGCTGMTHLRTRLQSDLGMPVIEPCLAALTLAASALRDASPETGTDSPLR